Within the Salvia hispanica cultivar TCC Black 2014 chromosome 4, UniMelb_Shisp_WGS_1.0, whole genome shotgun sequence genome, the region GGGCAGCGGGTACTACAACATGTACACTTGGCAGCATATGATGCCGCAGGGCGGCGGGCAGGGGTACCGGGCATGCAACCCGGTATGCAAATGATGCCCGGTTGGGGAGCCGGGATGCAGATGATGATGCCGGGGTGGCAGGCGGGGGTGCAGCCCGTGATGCAGGGGACACCGGGGGGGGGGGACAATGTCTATCGCCccactcttgattttttgactgCGTCTTCCCACACATCGACCCTAGTGGAGATGCAATTCACTGGAGATGACACTTTCTCTATAGAGGATTTGTTACCGGGCGTTTGATTCGGAGACACTCCCATTCAAACATAGGGAATAGGTCAGGGGCGGGGGCAGGGTCGGGGCACaccaaagaagaagaagaagggcaaaaaggtggtaggcgagtcgtcgcagccggCTGATGACGACAGTGtacggaggaagtggacggatgATGAGAACATCGCGCTGTCCAAGGCTTGGGTGTCTGTTTGTGATGATCCCCTTGTTTCGAACAAATAGaggatcgtcaacatgtggtcTAAAATTGCAGCAGTCTTCAAGAGGAATTGCCCGCATTGGAAGGCATACACCGGGGAGGAGTGCTGAAAGGGGGGGAGCGAATCAGGGCTGCGGTCTCCCGATTTGCGGGCAACGCCCTTCGCATGAAGACCAGTGGCCAGACTGACGAGGATTGCAGGAGGATACCGGAGAAAGCCTTCCCCGTGCCGGACCTGTATAAGGAATTCACCTACTGGAACTGCTACCTGGTGCTGATGGATTCCGAGAAGTTTCGGGCGGGTGTCAATGCTGgctggccgaagaagcagcggCTGAACTATGCCGGTGATTACAGCGACAACAGCGGCGGTTCCCATGACCTCCCCGAGGATGTTCCAGAGGAGCCGTCCCCTCCATCCTTCGCTCGCCGCACTCGCCCGATTGGTCAGAGGAGGAcgcaacgggcagcgaggGGAGTCGCCCAGGGGTCCCAGGAAGTCCAGTCGGCACCCCTCCCGTTGGCAAGTCGGCAGCCGAGCTCGCCTTCTACGTGCGTCAACAAACGCGCAAACAGATGCACAAGATCTTGGCCGAATGGAGGGAGACAACTGACCCgtggagaagaggtttcttcactCAATGCTCGAGAGTATGCGGGTCGAATTGGATACCTTCTCGGCACAGTTGGGGGGATcagacgcgggctcagatgccGGGGGTGCGTGCGgccggtggcggtggcggcgaggacggcgacgaggagtagagtggggcgggggctcgtgtgtggaagcccataattttttttattatgttatttttttatttttagtcaatgtaattttttttatttaaataaaatatgaatttttccgtatatgtgtcgtaaatttaattccgtattttgtgtttaattccgtaaatgtagttgtttttttaatagtgctgatgatgtggctagcctattgcttgtccagatgatgtggcaggaggaattttagtgctggatgatgtggcaggaggagaAATAGGCTAacctatggctgacctatttaccatagtggatgctcttataggtttgtgttaaaatgacaacccctcttaaagtgacaccgcgACACCGCTTATAcggcaatattataaacgctacacaataatattacaaacactacacagcaatctataaattgatgtatagtGTATCGAatattgctggacaagaaatATTGCTGGATAAAGACCAGCAAATTGTTGACCgtctttttcagttttttttttggccacgtgacagcttattattcgtccacgtgtacaaattattggctagaaatgatggtatggtgttattttaagaggtggtggCATCCTAACATGTCCCTGCTCttttaactataaaataaatatatgtgttAGTTAagtgttttatatattatcaaattttaataattttggtaTAATCTATGtgcatataatttttttatatcgataCTTTTGgtaataccaaaaataatgtataatatCTTCGCACTGAAGTTTAGGTATACGCTAACATATATTGAAAGGTaggaaaaggtaaaaaaagaTATTGACATTTATCCATACCATATTAGCAGGGGTATAAATTATGATgattttacaattatattcCACCTACTACCTTAACTCTAGTAAACTTGTGTTTTAAGGAGGTGGCAGGTCGATAACAATTAGATTTcgcatattttatataaaaaaaaaaaataattgattataacctttcaatttaatttatttactgaGTACTACTCCTAgtgtatatacaaaaataaagattGGACTCACTATGTTGGTAGTTAGTGATAAATTGGGGTAGAAGTAATGGAATCTCTATCATCTGGTCAACAAATTCACATGCACTACATTTTGTTAGAACTTGTTAAATGTGTAGGAatgtaatcaaataaaaactctaaatattgtatagactcaaaactatgatttgaatcattaaaaaattgtgaacagatcacaaaaaaaacatcaacaagaaaatgtcaacagaatttcaacggtagtcaatgagtgatactgtgttgatattaaaattttaaaattttacactgtgttgatattatattgaaactgtgttgaagttgtgttgaggagttttaagtttgtacaatatataagtttgtattttatcacACCCCtaaatgtgtatatatatagtgagaAAGACATTAtagatattttcaaaaatatagatatttttcCATTGGTTGGCTACAACCCATGTCTATTATGGGACTTTTAGTTGTCTCTAAGTTAAGTACCATACCATTTTTCATTCCTTAATACCCacaaactatattttatactagtatctATCTCATATGAGacatatcttatttttcaatttattttatatataatttgcaatcatatattataattaatatatagaaataattaaaaataccaattccatttaatttttaattataaaaattaaaattaaaaactacaagaaaatttgaaatgtggtgtaaaaataaatgacatgaaaaatatctataaatataaaaatgaataaaatatacaaaaaggCCCGTCAACCACTATTAAAAACTGAATTATTAACACTTTAAATTatccaatttaaaataaatgaaaaattgattatctcaattttgaaaaaaatttgcaCGCCCATGCTCGTGTTCGGTGAGTGCGAAGCACGCACTAATCGCTGATTGAGTAAAATTTATTGCCCATGCGAGCCAATCTAGCAAGACGACAACCTGCAATGcttcttagagcatccataatGCCGTGGGCCGGACCGCACCTAGGTCCCGGCCCGCAGCCTAGCGCGTTGGAGGAGAAGAAAGCGCGGCCCGGCCCGACGTTATTGGGCCTTCGGGCTAGACCCGAACaccctattttattttttggcttatttatattccatttcttcaacattcttccACCATTTTGTCACTTCAATCatctatttatttcaatatttgttgttaggacttgtaatttttattttttagggtttgtaatttttttcctaGGAATTGTAATCTTTTATTTCTGTCtgaataatgaatttttaGGAGTTCAATAGATTGTagttgtgaatagtgcaatTTAATAATTGGGGCTTAAATGGGGATTGCAGAGTTAGAGGAGTTGTGGCATGATGCAGAAATTTAGGATCGTGATGACGTGAAGGGGACTTGAAGCCCGAATTCGGATTGGggttgtggatgctcttacgTCTAAGTCCATCAACTGTGGCTCGTGGAGTCTTGGacgcaatttttttaaaaatgagtaaattgTCTACAAAAATCTCGAAGTTTAGTCAATcccataattttcaaatatagcTAATTACTTATATAACAACTtaacaattttcttaattatcattaatatGATTTAGAAGCCGAAATtcgtgattttttttattcattcgTTACATCACTTACAAATGTGAATTTCAATGTAATAACGTAGATTAtgagattaatttaatgtattttaagttccaaatcatacataatctctctcaaatccaaattaataaaatacttactaatttattagtattaaattactagtagtattttaaaagttgTATAATTAACCAAGCTTCatgatatattattttctctaatttgATCTAACAACTactcccaaaaaggaaagaaggCACACTAGTGTAGAAATATGAAGTATGAAATGATTTGACCAGTCAAAAGGCACATTTAAAGTGTTGTTTGAACGCCAGTGGCATTGACTAATAATTCCCCCCTTCCATTCCACGTTGACCGCTATTCCAGATTACATCACAATTCACATTTCACATTTCACatttcacatttcacacactctTCCTTCATCCACAACCAAAACAATCAATCCAACACCAATCAACTGTTGAATAAACAAACCTCTAAAATTCTTAatcagaagaagaagcagcagCATCGAACTTGTAGTGCTTATCAACGGCGATGGACACATCCCAAGTGCAGCTGAGCCCCTTTGGGATCACAACGAGATCTCCTGCCCCGAATTCCACTGCCTCTTCTCCCCCCCCTCTGTTTTTGGGATACACCTTCACTTTCCCACGCACTAAATAGCACGTTTCTTGTGCCTCGAATTTCAGCTGGTATTTCCCGGGAGAGCAACCCCACCTTTTTGTTTGTCCACAATTACATacttaattacaaataaattaacagcagaggaagagagagaatcaAGAAGAGGGCTTACTTGGGCCAAGATTTGATGCCGAGCTCAGAGAGCTGTGATGCAGAAGGGTTGCTTTGGACTGTGATTTTCATGCTTTGTGGTGATGAGTTTGAGGGCTCTTCTGCTGCCATGGCGTGTGTGTGTTCAAGTTTCCTTTGAtgggattttgattttggtgaaaTTCTCGTTTTCTTGATGGGGAAAAAGGTTTGATATATACTTGAATTAGGGGTCACATGTATATGTGTCTTTCATCCACTATAAATATCCTTTGACCCGTCACATCAATTCCACCACCCCATACTCACATGAATAGTCCTTTATGTGAATGGGAcgaatttttataaattaaataaattaaagaaattaaaatgagttaaagaaatcaattggatttaagattaaattttgtgttcattgaaaaagattaaattttgtgTTCATTGAAAAATTTAGAAGAGAGAGTtgcataaatggtacctgatcttttaCTTTCGCACGCAAATGGTCTTTTTTGGTacttataaatcacattttttgtatctgatgcaattttctttccaaaatgccctttaaacaaatatattttggacatacataaaattagtaccaaaattgatattataatatcttctctcattctcttaattctttatactattattattaatcaatattaatattataattttaatgttataaattaataattaattcatttttatcaccattcaaatatacttaaatataattatatttaattatatttaattattattgttataatactaaaaagtgatagtaattaaaagtttattatataaattatNNNNNNNNNNNNNNNNNNNNNNNNNNNNNNNNNNNNNNNNNNNNNNNNNNNNNNNNNNNNNNNNNNNNNNNNNNNNNNNNNNNNNNNNNNNNNNNNNNNNAAAGAAAtgagaaaggaagaaaaaatatcacatatttggtactatttaattgaaattttcaaaaatatccttcatgaaaaaaaatcacatatttggtacctagggttatttttgtcactgggtaccaaaaacgatataaaataaagatcagataTCATTTACGtgtgaaagtgaaagatcagatACCGTTTATGTTTACGCAGTTCACTTAATTTAGGATGGGTATGAAAATTCATGCTAAAGTCCCACACAATGTTTAAACCCAAGTACTGTTGTATAAATATCATCAGCCCAATAGCAAAAAGTGGAACTATTGAACGAGGCAAGACAGGCTTTGAGAGGCCCACCaagtttttcttatttttgtcaaGTATATAATGGGATATAAGTGAATTCAATGGAGTAGATTAATACAGCACTTCATCCATCCTGGAtaatttttctcatattttcatttcgatccgtcccacataatttgtctcatttcactttttaccatttttggttgtGAGCCCATATTCCATcgactcatttctactcacatttttattataaaactaatatacttCTCTGTCCCACGTTACCtgagtcatttattttttgcactcgttttggaaaaataataataaatagttaaaatggagagaaaaaaaagtaagagagagaataatgtagagaagagtcttaactatattgttcttttttttactttattttctcttcactttaattatttattattattttttcaaaacgagtgcaaaaaagaagtgactcaagtaacgtgggacgcagggagtattaaagtaggactcacattccactaactttttcaaatcattgtttattacatttcttaaaactcgtgctcggtcaaagtgagacgaattatccaagacggagggagtaacttttaaaaaaatattggtgtATGAGTAATAAACGaagaatcattattaataatgtttaaaaataGTGGGCTATGAGCATATTTCgatgataaattatttttttgtaacaTTTAGTTTCATACACATATTAATCGAAAAGATTATCATagttcgaattttttttattttactttacttgTCCCCAACTACTTTCAGTGATTTGGTATTCTTACTTGGTAATCAGAAGCAAACAAACTAATGTTtgtacttaattttattttatacattcaTCTTATTTCCATTAATGATAATAAGCATATTATTGAGATGCATGGTAGATAATcatttgtttaaaaataaaatttatatattaaattatttatctagAATAGTAGTCGAGTGAGTTTGTGACTGCACCATGTGGCCtatttttattggataatttagatttctaaataaaatataattattcatttggTAGCGGCGCCTCCACCGTCACTCTCGCTCTCTGTAGATCTCTTTCCTTCTATTCTATCCATCAATGGCTACTCAAGGTCAAGTCATTACTTGCAAAGGTATCgatccttttcatttttatgcgTCTTACCGTTTTACTGCCAATCAATTGAGTGTTTTGTTGATTAgtttttccttaattttgATTAGCGGCGGTGGCCTGGGAACCAAATAAACCTCTGGTGATCGAAGAGGTGCAGGTCGCACCGCCGCAAGCCGGAGAGGTTAGGATCAAAATCCTCTTCACCGCTCTCTGTCATACGGATGCCTACACCTGGAGCGGCAAGGTAATGTCCGGTGCATGTGTACGAATTTTGTGCAAACATGTTAGCAAATGATGGTGAATTAGTCAATCATTTTGCGAAGATTCATAAGGAGTTTGTTCATATTGATCGGAAATGTGGAATgcatatgttttttttttgaagtaaAGAGGAAGCTGAACTTTTTCAATCGGGACGTGCTTGATTGATTATAATGGAGTATTGTTTGTCTTCTCTGTGTTTGGGTGTATTTAGTGTTTGAATGCACCATATCTAATGCAATAAAGCTGTAGAATGgagggaaaaagtaaatagtagGGAAAAAAGTGACCAGCATAATCTCCTATCTATAGCCAATCTGATCTCTTGATTATCTTTGTTGCAGGATCCTGAAGGTCTATTCCCATGCATCCTTGGTCATGAAGCTGCTGGGTATGTTAAATGCTAAAATTTAAAGAACAGTTAGCTTTTCTGAATATTGACTAAGCATCAGATAAATGTTCCTGTTGGGATCTCAGGATAGTTGAGAGTGTTGGTGAAGGTGTGACAGAAGTTCAAGCGGGCGATCATGTTATCCCCTGTTATCAAGCTGAGTGTAAGGAATGCAAGTTTTGCAAATCTGGTAAGACAAATCTCTGTGGGAAAGTCAGGGTAGCTACTGGAGTTGGAGTTATGTTGACTGACCGTAAAAGCCGCTTTTCCATCAATGAAAAGCCTATCTATCATTTCATGGGCACATCAACATTTAGTCAGTACACTGTTGTACATGATGTTAGCGTTGCCAAGATTGACCCTGTAGCACCATTGGAGAAAGTGTGTCTGCTCGGTTGTGGTGTTCCAACAGGCAAGGATCTTTACATACCCTGGTTGAATATGAATAAGTTATCTTGTTGTCTTTTGCTAAATTCCCGTTGTCTATGAACACCCGAAATTCCAAATGGATCTAGTTCATTTCTTCATCCCTCATACAGTTCAACGTAAACAATCAGGATTTAGAACACCAGAAATCTTGGTGTCTTTTACAGTAACTTCTCCAGTTATTGCAGCCCATTGCATGGATAAATTTAGTATCCAGTCAACTCTGACTTATTGATTTAAAGTGTCTGAAGCTCAGTTTGATCGTGcactaattgatttatttacaactCAAAAAATCTTTCTTCTGTGGAacttttaacaattttttatgagTAGAATACCACAACCATCAATTTATTAATCCTtgtgtataattaatttcatataggTCTTGGAGCTGTTTGGAATACTGCAAAAGTAGAACAAGGTTCCATAGTTGCTGTATTTGGTCTCGGCACTGTTGGACTTGCTGTGAGTTTTCTATAGTATGATTGACTTCTTGTATCATACagagaagatgatgaataCTTCTGATTCAGGTGGCTGAGGGTGCAAAAGCTTCTGGAGCTTCCCGCATCATTGGGATAGATATTGACACCAAAAAGTTTGATAGAGGTACTTCACCTTCTTCACCACTACTTTCTTGtgcaattaattagtaaatttttGGTGCATGATATTCTTTGAGTGCTAAGAGTTTTTTGCCCATGCCATGGACTGTGGTATGTAAAGAGCTCATGTAAAAATTCGACTTCTGGATTTTCTCTTGCTATAAGCAAAGCTGTGTATCTAGAGACATTCTGGACATGAACCAACctccttttcaattttatctaaTGTCCTTGTTTTGTTGAGCAGactcaagaaaataaatattctaccTGTTCTTGTAGTGTCTTTTGGTGTTTTAGGGGGTGTGCtgtttttttgcaaaatatgGAATATGAAAGGTTTGTTTGCCTACGTAGCTTCCACGTAGTAAAATCAACTATATGTTTCATGTGCTTGAAGAACCAATTAATGATGTCCTAGGGACTTCTTCCAATGTGAAGACctataaaaatgatacaaaTGTGACTTGTGTCTATTACTGATCTACTTGTTGTTTGGTTTAGCGTCTCATAGCTCTTGATTACAAAAGAAATATCACTGAGGGGTCATGCCATTTGTTTCCCGATTCCAATAATTATATAGCAACTAAGCAGTATTAACAGAAGTGATATCTTTTTAATTCCCAAATTTGCTGAAAATTGTGGTGCACAGCAAAGGACTTTGGTGTGACTGAATTCATCAATCCAAAGGATCACGAGAAACCAATCCAGCAGGTCATTGTGGATCTAACAGATGGCGGTGTTGACTATAGTTTTGAATGCATTGGGAATGTGGGTGTGATGAGAGCTGCTCTAGAATGCTGTCATAAGGTAGGTACCTAAATCAAGTTATAACACcacaaaattatatgaattatgagatcatataaaaattcaaGGATTACTGATCTTCTGTATTAACCTTTCAGGGTTGGGGAACATCAGTTATTGTGGGCGTTGCAGCTTCTGGTCAAGAGATCTCCACTCGTCCTTTTCAGCTGGTGACTGGCCGTGTCTGGAAGGGCACCGCATTTGGTGGCTTCAAAAGCCGCTCACAAGTACCATGGCTTGTCGAAAAGTATCTAAAGAAAGTGAGTATATTCTTCCTTCTCCTTATTCAGTCAGTTAATTTATCATGCCATTCTCAACTTTTCCCACCATACATATGCCCTTCTTTCAGGAAATCAAGGTTGATGAGTACATCACCCACACTTCTACACTGCCTGAGATCAACAAAGCCTTCGATATGATGCATGAAGGAATGTGCCTCCGTGTTGTGCTTGACATGTTCGAGTAATGGTTCCATGTTCAGCCAGCACGTGCCTTCAGTATGGGTGCTATCGTTTAACCTTCCATTGCTATGAAAATCTCCCATACAACTCCACTGTCTTATTGCTCATATGTTTGAGTGTCTTCTTCTGCTACTGTGGATGATGCTGTCTGTTTAAGTTTACCTCTTTACATTTTGGTGTTTATTTCCTTGACCTTATTGCTGTCAATTATGCAAAACATCCGTTTAAgctataataaaacaaatttattctTACTCTTATGTTCCAagattatgatatttttagttatttagaCATGGCTGTATGATAACAAgctgatattttaatttcttgtttaatTAAAACCTTGCGACTTGTTAGAAGTAGCAACTTTGACGAGCTCTTAACCAAGAGGGATAACCAAGAACCTAACTAACAAACATGCTGAGATATAGCTCATCAATTTTCCCTTCCAGCAGCATGAAGCTCTaatgtcaaaaatcaaaatgcatGTAGCCAGAAAACAAACTGCTAACTAAAATTAcaacataatttataattaaagaaatggaTAAGCTTCCTACTAATACTATACAGGAAACCTTGATACGAGGGATATGGTGTGCTTAATTTACAGAAGGACAATGCAATATGAATCGAGCAGACTACTTAACATCATCAGAACCACGGTTCCTTCCAGTCCAGAACATTTCGGTCAGCATCATGAAAGCTTTAAATATCAAACAAGTTACCTGTATCGGTAAAAGCAGTTTCAGGTGAGTATACATTCCAGTTAGGTGAAGTAGCAGCTTCCACAGCTCCTGTAAATGACTGATTTTCAAACATCCAACTACTGTCAAGAAGATGGAAGTCGAACGAGCCAGGTACTCCACTTTCAGGAAACTGGCAGACAGCATCATTCACTGGGGAGGTATATGCAGCTACTTCAGCATTCTGTTGAGGGGGATTGTCCACGGTCATGGGTGTTACACTTGGCTGATCATCTTG harbors:
- the LOC125222537 gene encoding alcohol dehydrogenase class-3, which codes for MATQGQVITCKAAVAWEPNKPLVIEEVQVAPPQAGEVRIKILFTALCHTDAYTWSGKDPEGLFPCILGHEAAGIVESVGEGVTEVQAGDHVIPCYQAECKECKFCKSGKTNLCGKVRVATGVGVMLTDRKSRFSINEKPIYHFMGTSTFSQYTVVHDVSVAKIDPVAPLEKVCLLGCGVPTGLGAVWNTAKVEQGSIVAVFGLGTVGLAVAEGAKASGASRIIGIDIDTKKFDRAKDFGVTEFINPKDHEKPIQQVIVDLTDGGVDYSFECIGNVGVMRAALECCHKGWGTSVIVGVAASGQEISTRPFQLVTGRVWKGTAFGGFKSRSQVPWLVEKYLKKEIKVDEYITHTSTLPEINKAFDMMHEGMCLRVVLDMFE
- the LOC125223736 gene encoding uncharacterized protein LOC125223736; this encodes MAAEEPSNSSPQSMKITVQSNPSASQLSELGIKSWPKWGCSPGKYQLKFEAQETCYLVRGKVKVYPKNRGGGEEAVEFGAGDLVVIPKGLSCTWDVSIAVDKHYKFDAAASSSD